From the genome of Oryza glaberrima chromosome 1, OglaRS2, whole genome shotgun sequence:
AGACGACGTGTCCAAAAGCATGGACTTGGATGTGCGTGACGAATCATAACCTTTCCCAAACATTCCATTTACTTTCTTAATATCTATGTacaataaaaaatacttatattttaaaagggATTGATGCAGTAGTAATCATTCTCAGCATCCAACACGACCCACGATATGGACGAACGTCGGATGGAGTGAGGTGACCTCCAACAGTTAAGTACACGAAGCATACTATATGTTTTGCTCACGTTTCATTGTTTTTCGGATTTGCTACATTTCTGGCGCTATAAAATTCCATTGATTACAGTTGGTTTGCATGTTTATGCGCTATGCCTCACAACCGCACGGGCCTGAGGCCTTCCAACTGTGCTTCTGTGAGGTTGAAGATTATTTCCACACATACATCACATACATCATGATGAGTGatgattatatattaattacatatatcTAATTTCggaacttacatatgtaattttgagatttacattgtaaatacactaaaattacatattaaaattacatatgtatttTTGGGACTTACGTATGTAAGTTtgagacttacaatgtaaatacattaaaattacaatgtaatttgtaaacttacaatataaaaccgactattttttggtgaaaaatatggcgccataaatatagctactcccttgttttgtttttttttttactaaatctCACGTTTCATTGTTATGCTTCCTGAGATTTCATTGTTTTAAAACTTACGGAAAACCGATCCAACTTTTCTGAAATCCAGTATTAGGTCTTCTTCAAGTCTTCTAaacttatctttattttttcttaaaaaaaatatcgtcAACATGCTGAGCCTATTGAAACTGTCAGGCTTCGATCCACTAAACCTGAAAGTTCTACTGTGACTGAAATTTCACTGTATGACAGCTTCAAATCATATAAACCCACACGCATAGACAACCTGCCACTGCCACTCCTACTCCTACTTGCTTCGGCTCAGTAAACTGAAAACGAGATTCCATCAATTTGGCAGGGATCGATTGGTCACTAACACCATGGCTTGCTTACCTACTGACCGAGAGATTACAAACTGAAAAGCCTCAGACTTTTGAATGACTGCATCTCCAAATCACACCATCCAATCCAAAATCCAACCAACAAATCGTTCAAAAAAATCCAACCAACAAATCGCCGGTCTTCGTTCAGCGACATAATCCACACGAATTTTCCTGTTGCGAGCGCGACATGGCCGGATCGGTGACCTATACCTACCAAAATTAGTGTCACTGTTGTCTCTAGACTGTCATATATATCGCCATTTTGTGTTCGCGTTTTAATTTAGTAGTCAATAAAGTTGGAGCTGCTTTTTGAGGCCAAGAACAAAACTGTCACTGCTCAGCATTGACCTAGCTGCATCAGCCGCTGAATCGTCTGAACCCTGGAGCTAGTGCTATTCATGTAGGTAGGCGAAAGCCATTAATCTGAATGAGATTGGCGACCCTAGCTAGTTCTAATAGCGTTGTGAATGTGTGATTACGACTTGAGCTAGCTGCAAACTTTGTGCTGTTAGTAGTCAGCCCAAGAGCTAGACTTTTGTGGGGGAGAAAATGGCGAACTGGGACTGTGAGTGAATAATAATCTACCTACCACTCTCTAATGATTTGAGAGATGTTAGCAttgcttttctttcttcctctccctgatgatatatgcatatgtcctctctttttcccttttttcagtTTCTCTGCTCTGCTTTAGGTACAGTACACACATGTAGCTTGGATATATGCAGGGTGGTTGGTTGCATGCAAATGCAGCTAGCGACCTTAGTGTGGACCAATATAATCAAGCTAGCATgcgcaacagaaaaaaaaaaaagccatgaACATATGCATGCCGATCGATCAGGGCAATCAGTGTCCGACGAGTAGTTGCGTTCCATTCCATGCATACACGTACGTACGATTGATTGTTGCTTCTGAGCAACTCAAGCTAGATAAGAATGGTGATGATCATCTTTTCATTCATTTGGTTTGGTACGTCATGCTGAAAACTTCAgcaacaaaaaatgaaacacaCCGGATGCTGACTTGCTGTCCGTGTTGCATTGTAGCAAGATGGGGGAAACCAAGCAGATCGATAAATCGACAATGGACGCGATTAACACGATCAATTGTCGTTGTGAGCAGCATCGTGCAGGTCGTTTTCGTCTATCCCGTCTAGTCTTGATCATGCTGATCGATTCCACATTTCCACGCCCATAGATTGTCTAGTGGAAAATGCTAGTAGCTAATTTGTTGATGCATATGGACGTGTGCAAAGTAACTGGATTTGATACCAAATTCGACGTCAATATCCTTAGTGCGTCTAGCTACTtacatgtactcctatatagcTTTCACCAATAGTGCAAGGAATGTAAACAGGTTGGATATTACATACATATATCCAATCTGATTGGACAAGATATGATAAGGTCTTTTCTCCTCTGTATTTCCGTGGTTGTGGATGCATATTTTTATGATTCCacccatttcatattataagttattttggatTTATCCCaagttataaatttaatttatagtaaaatataacaatatttctaacacaaaatattttagataatggatatgAGTCCAACGCCCTATATCCACATACGTATGTACACAATAGTAGTAAGTTATCGTAATAGAGGAACaccaaatcacaaaaaaaaaaatactaaaagaAGATAGCTCCAAATCCTTTTCGGACTATTCAAACTTGCTCCTTTATTATGTACCATCAATCTAGCATATCACTCACCTAtttacactactacagaataATAATAGGTGTCAGTTGGGAACCCCACATAAGTACCAAATTTTCCATCAACACCTCTTAGGTGGTACTGATGAGGTAAAATTAAAGGTGTCGATTCTGAAACCGATACATTTAAGGTTCCacgaataaaaagaaaaacttagcACCCACAGACCATGCCACATTGAAGAACACCTTCATGATTTATCCACATAGCATCATTGATCCATCCAACAACAACATCCCCGCACAAATCACACAACACAAATCACCATCAATCCATCCAACAAGAACACCCCCACCAAAATAAAGAATCATACATCACAATTCACATAAATTGATTACATATTTTGGCACAAATGAATAGTTCCATCACTCCAATTAGAAGTCTACCCGATCTCCGCCATGGAGTCATGCTAGCTGGATCTGATGACCATCGTGCTGGtccgaggagaggaagaggccgTTGTCACCGCCGTGTCGGGGAGAAGACGAGGCGGATGCCACCACGTGACgcaagggagaggaagaggcagCCGCACATGGATTTTGTTGTCCCGAGCTTGTGGTGGCCGGAAATGATCATCCTCGAGTTCGTGCTAGCTGAATCTAGTGGCCGCCACGCAAGgctgaggagaggaagaggtagCCGCTGACGCGCCATGCCATGCCGAGAAGATGAACAGAGACGGAAGATGCAGAGCTAAGGAGATGGAGTGACCGAGGGGATAAGGACGCTATGGGAGGATAAGGACGCCTACTTCACGCACGCTTGACATTGGCATCGGCTTGGCTTAGCTCCCACTaaaagtatgttttttttaaaaaaaagggcacttatcctatcttactataaagttataacccactaactcctaaaacttaacatacaaagatgccacatcatcatccactaacaagttgacacattatcatccactaacaatcaataCATTTAATAtcacatgcaaacatgctatattatctataacttaaaatttattacattttagagcttttaaaatgaaagcatgttaaatcatcatcccacataattaacataatatttcaatacatatcttcattattttttatatatcttaTGTACCTATGTAAGTTCATCCTCACTTGGTTAAtgatatttctctcttctctaattaagccatatcacattAATTGATTTTAGTGCTTATGTAAGTTTATGTTGTTTAGCTAtattacacattatttttacttattgttatcatatTGAACTCCCGCAGCAACACGCGGAGTTTCACCTAGTATCTCAAAGTATACATGcatgtttattaaaaaaaacgacgacacttttttttttttgcgggggacGACACTTATTGTTAGTgccatttttctattttaggCCTGCTTGAGGGTCGGAATGATGGAAAAAGCCTCGTATGTGCTGTATGAGCTGTCACGTTTGAGTATGTCCCCTATTTGTGATTTTGTATTAGTGTTAGAAACAAACTTTGTTGCAAGAATTGTAATACTAAAGAACGGTCTTCTACTACCTGGTTATCCCTGCCGCGCAAAAAACCCATTCGAAGACGACCTTCAAAAAGCCCAAACTCTTGCGACCATCCCTTGCTAAACAAGGCCCGAAGTGACTGTTCGATCCATCAATCTGACTAAAATTAGTCAGTTGGTAGCCAAACAAACACATGAAAGAATGTTAATGGCGACATCACCAAAAACAGCACAATGTCAAGCACACTGCCCCCGCCCATCCGTCCAGACAAACTTGTGTTTTCGTCTTTGTGGTTAGGTGGGCCTTTCGATGAGGCATGgctgagaggaggagagggcttGGTGTCGGCGATGGGTACGTGTTGCCAAGCGAGAGAGCTCACCacttcaacacaaaacaaatatattataaaatatatattcatgatgactttaatgaaactaatttgatgttataaatGTGGCTACTTTTTTCATACAATAAACTTGATTTAATTTAAAGAAATTTACTTAGAATAAACACAAAATAACCTATAATATGCATAACGGGCGGAGTAGTTGTTGGATGGGATCCCTTGTTGGATACAGATATAGATACCTCCAAACATCTGCCCTAACTATCTGATATTTTGAGCCGATCGATAATAATCTGGGAAGAATATATTCGGATATTCTAATAAGTTCCCAAAGCATCAAAGTTCATCTGGGCTGCTgggctactagctagctactgatGCAGCTCCTGCGCGCTGCTGGCTTCTGCTATGATTGGGCTGCTAACTGATAATTTTGTTGCTCTGCTTGGGCCCAATGGCTTATACTGAATGGTGTATTGCTagcgttgctgctgctgctgctcacgTATGTCTACATGACTTCAGTcggttatatacttatatattttCTGATTACGTAGAAAGCGACGCATATGTGTACACAGCACACTCACACGCCCACGACTACGACCAGGCATAAATTCTGTCTAAGAGACAACGGTAAATCTCTAGCCTACCACTTGGCTTCCCATATTCATGCATCAATATACGTCTTGTTATCACACCATACTTTGCAGCTTGTACATCTCCTGTTTTTGCAAAGATCTCCCTCTTTGTAAGAATGACAACATTTCGTATAAGAATATTATAAGAAAAATAATCATGCATCCTCTCACCCATCATCACCCCTCCAAAACCAAAAGAGTCCTATGTATTGATTTTGTGGTGTAATCTCCACTTTTGTTCCGGGCCAAGTTAAGTAACCGTAGCTATGCACAATCCAGGCCCACGGGCCACGGTTCATCTTACCCAGCTTACAATCTAGCCCTTTCCACGTGGGCCAGAGCCAAGGCTTATTTAATACTGGGCTATAGCATCGAGTccattaggaataagttcacactaggtccctctatttgtcaccCAGTCCGACTTTCATCCCTCggtcgcaaaaccgggtatgacgggtcccccaacttacaaaaccgtgcaaaaaaaGGTCCCTTAGCAGTATTTTGCGCGattttggatgacgtggcgcctacgtggcttcctttgactaggtcctcgtccaacgtggcattgacgtggcaaaTGAAtcccggaaaaataataaaaaaacgtgggacccacatgtcagctacacaaaaaattataagaaaaggTGGGTCccatgtggtcccacatgtcagccccctctccctcccttacagaatggcgagcggcggcgcagaggggGGCGGTGGGATGAGCGGCGCGTGGCGCCCAGGCGAGAGGAGGAGCCGCTTGCGGCagccgggcgaggagggaggcggtgctCGGCagccgggcgaggagggagataGCGCGCGGCGGCCAGGCGAGAGGAGGGGCCGCTCGTGGCGGTCGggtgaggagggaggcggcgctcggcggccctCTCTTCCACCCTCCCgtcggccgccctctccgccggcgcggcgcgtgcCGCCGCTTCTCTCCCGCCCACCCGTCGGCCCGCTTGCGCCGTCGACCCTCTCCCGCCGGCAGCCGCGCACCGCCGTTTCTCTCTCGCCCACCTGCCGGTCGCCGACCCAAACGCACTGCCGctcctttccctccctcctgtcggccggcgcgcgccgccgctcctctcgcgTCGGAGGTGCGCGCGGCGTCCTTGGCGAGGTCGCCACTCCGCCGTGAGGACGGGGGAGAGCCGAGAGGTAGAGGAAGATCCGagagtggagagggagaggggaggggagccggggAACTTATTCCAGTCTATTAACCTGCCTAATCTTTTTTGGGCCTCATAGGCGGCCCAATATTTCACCGTGAGCCACAAAAGGATGATAAGATATTCttgtttggaataagttcacttcgtgaccttttgatcgaaatctaatccgtgttCCCAAACCACAAAACTgaatatctcgacccccaactcttaaaactggtgcaatttgactcctttggtggttttggagggcggtttcgctgacgtgacacctacgtggcagtattgactcggtcttctgTCCATGTgacgttgacgtggcgcttaggtggcattagaaataaaaaatatacgtgggacccatttgtcatttaCCAAAAGTatgggtgggacccactgacatgtggggcccacataaatcatatccctctctctttctctccgcgAGTGTGGAACGGGGGCCAGTGGCGGCGGAGACCCGAgagtggcgacggtggcgtgcGGGCGAGggccggagcagcggcggcggagatcgaGACCGCCGTGGAAGGTTGGCCGTCGGAAGGAAGAAAACGGGCCATGAGAACGGTCGCGTCCTCGCCACCCTCAGCCCCGCGACCGCACTATCCTCCACTGTGCTCCACGCCCTCTCTGCCGGCCATGATGCACCCGCCTCCGCTGTTCTCCCGCCACGCCCACGAACGTGTAAGGGCCGCCTGCGTCTCGCCACCGCGACTCGCGTCGGCATCCCCTCGAAGATGGCGGCATCTGGTGGTGGCTTCTTCTGCacctgcggcgacggcggcgttgaAGGCGGGAGGAGTGGCGCAGgcgtgggaggcggcgccgccgccgatggacgCGGTCGGCGTGCCGAGCCGGCCGACAACAACGCGACCACACGCGAGTTGAGAGGCATCTGCATGTGTGTACTAACGTCAAGCGGCAAGCCAACAAGCAAAGGGCTGACTGGTTCACCGCGTTGTCCTCGACCATCTGCCTCGTCGCCGCTTCGCTGATCAGCGCCCAGTGATCCGAGTTGAATAGCCAGCACCTTCCCGGCGAGCCGTGGTCCAGGTGCGCCCACGCCGTCTCCTCCGCGTCCGGCAGGCACACGGCTTGGAGCTCGTCGCCATACTGCGTGTCCATAGTGTCGTTCACCGTGGGGTATAATATCCGCTGCGAGAAGGAGGAGCAGCGTGTGCCCGtcgaggcggccggagcggacgGCGTAGCTGATCgcctgcgggcggcggcggcgcccgagcTGAGCTTCACCGCGGCGAAGACGAAGGAGACCACAACGGTGGCGGTGGGAGGTACACGCGGCGAGGTACGGCGAGCTCGGCCGCGCCCTGCTCGACctgcaggtcgccgccgccacatccgcgtctccgccgcgccgctcgccggctgccgctccacacctgcgcctccgccgctcgggactccgtgcagccgccgccgctcgccgcagtCTCCGCCAGCCGCTGTGACACCCGAAACATCTCTCGGGTTTTGAGGGGAGCTCGGCCACTGACGACATCTCGATGCCGGCCGTCGGGtggtgcgggtggtggtggtgcgagaGGAACGGTGAGCGGCGCGACATGGACTCCAGCctaccgctgccgctgccgcttaaactcccgccggccgccattgCTTCAGccctcacccgccgccgctcgctccccGCGGACGGCCgtaggggagagggagaaagaaagatagaagggaggagaggaggaagaagaaaaggatgaGATGGCATGTGGGGGCCACATGTTAGTGGACCCCTCAACTGCGTGTGTAAATGACAAAAGGGTCCCACGTAAATCTTTTTAATTGAAATGCCACCTAAGCACCACATCAGCACACAGACTAGGTCAATACCGctacatcagcgccacgtcagcgaaaccgccctccaaaaccgtcgagggagtcaaattgcaccggtttcaatagtttgagGGTCGAGATAttcggttttgcggtttaggtgAATTAGATtccgatcacttttgagggtcaccaagtgaacttattccttcttgTTAACAAATCCGTGTAGTACTACTTTACAATTAACGATTAATCCATGATGCGTGGACCATCTTATTACAACTGGGCCTCCACCAAATCCCTTTTGACCAATCGTGTCGGCCCACACAcacaaaacaaaagcaaaaaaaagcCCATTGAGCAACGAGCCCATAGAAGTAGTAACAATAACAAAGTTCAcatttcacaagcattttactTGTCGAAGGCCTTGatctcctccttgaacgccgGCAGGTGGTCGTCCTCGACGCACTGCGTCATGATCCGGGCGCCGGTCTTGGGCACCGGCGGCGCgccgatgatggcgacggccaTGAACGGGTAGTACGCGAAGGGTATGACGTGCGACGGCGGCCCCCACCCGTAGTCCGCCTCCAGGAACCCCAGCCGCGTCCAGTCGGAGACGAACAGGGAATCGTACGTGAAGCTCAGCTCGTACGGATCCTCCCTGAAGtcggccaccgcccaccgcgCGAAGTCCGCCGGCagcctcgccttcgcctcccgTATCATCCCCACcaccccggccacgtccgccgcctccaccgccccgCTCTCCGCCACCACCGACACCGGGTAGAAGCAGTTGCCGTAGAACCCattgccgccattgccgccggcggcgggtgcgggccaggcggcggcgccggccatgaGGTGGCGGGTGTTGGCGAAGAAGCAGAGGTTGACGCGGGAGGTGGGTTCCGGGAGGCGGAGCGCGCGGGTGCGCGCCTGCCACGTCTTGGCGATGGCGACGTCGAAGGTGGAgcagcggtggccggtggcggcgaagtAGGCGGACTTGGCCTTGTTGATGCTGTCCAGGCTCAGGTCGGCGGTGACGTGGCGGAGCTGGAACATCTTCAGCTCCGGCGGCGGGCCCGGGGGCAGCTTCGGCGGGCTCGGGATGGCCTCGCGGGCCCAGACCGGGCTCACCCTCGGCCTGTCCAGCCCGCGGGCGTAGTCGCCCACCGCGTTGATGAACTGCCCGGCCCCTAGCCCGTCCGCCATCGTGTGCACCGAGATCAGGCCCACCACGAACCCTCCGCAACTGAACTCCGTCACCTGATCATCATAAAATGATTATAAATTTTAAGCTTTTATATCCAcggagaaatatatataaacacgccgaaattcatatatatttttagagcTTTGCATGCTTCAACTACTACCCTAAGTTAGAGTATCTACAATTCAGGTTTATCAAAATTAATATTAGTTTTTATTAGAATCCacaaatttgaaagttttattCCTTTAATACTTATATACCTATATATCCACCAAATGTATTACGGAGTATTTTGTTATTGATAAGGGCACTTTGATCTTTTACGCTCACCACTAGATTCTGGTTAGACATACGTACACTCTGCATAAGGGGAGTGGTGAAGTGCAAGGTGATATGCTCTAGCTATCAAATAATCCATTCGAAGGGACGTCTTGCTAGCAAGCGAGTTGTTGATTAGGGGGAATGATCACTTGGACCATAAGCACAATGATTAGCTATGTTTGAGAGTGATTACATCCATGACCTGATCCTGAATCCCTGATGGATATATTTAtcttgctaattaattaattaattaattttccaatTTGCACTTGTGGGTTTGGTCAAGTCAATCATCGAATGGGCGGGCATGCAGTAATAATGATGGAGCAGGGTCGATGTCAAACTGCCATATCAATAGCTAACAATTGATAGTGTGTCAAATATTAGTGTTAAGTTAGGAAGAATAAGACAGGGAAAGCATAGTGTGCTCGACAGAAATCAATGGCCCCAGTTTACATGCCTAATTGCCCTGCTGCAATTGATGACAAGCTCATCCCGTCATGCTATCGTCAGATATCAGTGTTAAAGCTTAGTGTTCCGACTCatgtataaaatttattttatttttaaagataGATGAGGTATATGTACATATCTAAAAACGTGCACATGCATCACTCAAATACTACTACTTTTGAAAAGATGAAATTTCTTAAAAATTGGATAACACagttagaatatatatatatatatatatatatatatatatatatatatatatatatatatatatatatatatatatacacaatatAAATTGTGTGCTGTATATGTATTTTGTATTATGAGTTCTCTGGTTAGTGTGGTCTTACGCCAACGCAACTGCTTTCACTTCCACAGATGCTTCATTCTGTCCAATCTTTGGAGTTGGTGAGCTTACCTACCTGACAGGATCAACTTCACCTAGTGCAAATTAACTAATTTTACTTTGAAAATTGCAGTGCACGCTCCAACTAGTTTATGTTGAGCACTAAGCTCTAGCTAGCTCATCATCCTGCCTAGTACTATATAGCTCAGTCTTATCTTGAATCCTACTGTACTTTATGTAAAATAAATCGGTGTGATTATTGTACTTAATTATAACTTGACACAAGCATGACTACAGTATGAGAGTCATACATATATTAGTACCTAATTTCTAGAAAGTTATAATTGACTAGAATATAATCCAGGACACTAGCTAATGATTGTGTACATGCATGTAATGGCACATATGTACGTACGCGTAGGTTCTATTCATGCCTGTGTTTTTGTTCGTATATATTTCTACTTGGgcaaacatatatagttttgttcTTATAGTTACATAACTCCTTGAGCACTTTTGTAATTAATTCGTCAGCAACAATACCATAGATCGAGTTCGTCCACATTAAAATCTTCACGGGTTTGAATGTGTTCGTCCTCGTACATGTGTGCACATCCACACAAGTGAAA
Proteins encoded in this window:
- the LOC127760074 gene encoding acyl transferase 4 codes for the protein MGFAVVRTNREFVRPSAATPPSSGELLELSIIDRVVGLRHLVRSLHIFSAAAPSGGDAKPSPARVIKEALGKALVDYYPFAGRFVDGGGGPGSARLECTGEGAWFVEAAAGCSLDDVNGLDHPLMIPEDDLLPDAAPGVHPLDLPLMMQVTEFSCGGFVVGLISVHTMADGLGAGQFINAVGDYARGLDRPRVSPVWAREAIPSPPKLPPGPPPELKMFQLRHVTADLSLDSINKAKSAYFAATGHRCSTFDVAIAKTWQARTRALRLPEPTSRVNLCFFANTRHLMAGAAAWPAPAAGGNGGNGFYGNCFYPVSVVAESGAVEAADVAGVVGMIREAKARLPADFARWAVADFREDPYELSFTYDSLFVSDWTRLGFLEADYGWGPPSHVIPFAYYPFMAVAIIGAPPVPKTGARIMTQCVEDDHLPAFKEEIKAFDK